The DNA region GAGATCAGGACGATGAAGGAAATCTGGACGATgaaggagatgaagacgatGGAGATCAAGGAGATAAAGGAGGAAGACACTGGACgccctttgcttcttccgctggTCCCCTCCGTGTCTGTGTCCTCCTTCGTGTTCCTCCTGTTGGACGAAACGGAGCGAGACGCTCCAACACAGGGACCAGCGGCAACGACTCCCCGCCGGGCGCGTACTTGCTTCGAAAGCGAACCTTCGGCCAGCGAAACGCGCCCATGATGGAGAGGTAAATAGCTGAAGGCGTCTGTCTCCAACGCACAACGGGAGGCGATTGCGGGGCGCTAAaggcaaagaaaggaacagaaaggGGGCGAGCGATGTGAAGCCATTTTTGCCTCCACCAGAGAAGcggcaaaaagaggagacaaggagcGACACAGCAGAGCCACGAGATATGCACGCAAGCGACTTCGGCCGCAGCAGCCGGACACGCGATACCTGTGTGGACGTAGATATCCAGTGCGTGTGCCTCGATCTGTCTCACTCGGCTTCGCTTCttgactgcatgcgttcaGTACTTCGCACCAGCCGTAGACATCTCCTCCCTTAATCCCTATATcctagatatatatatacatgtgtatgttTAGAACAATAGGTTTCTCGTGAGTCTGTGATGTAGAGAGACTCGAGGACAAGAAGACAAATGTGTATCGACGCCTGCGCGAGGGCCGGATGCGTTGTGCTTTCGCCGTACGGTTTATCATCGAGCGCGTCAGCGGCGCTTGTCGGAGCCGACGACGTTTCCGTCCCCGTCGCACCGGAATCGAGGAAAGGTGGACgcgacaaaaagaagaagaggaagaagcacggCCAAGCGACGCGTCTGATtgctgaagaaagaggaggagaaggggaggaaggacGCGGTTCCCGAGCCTCGCGAGTGCTCGTGAGCGATGGGGAATACGCGAACAAACAAGATTCAGACGCAGGGAccgacgaggaaaaagcgggGGAGCGCaaaagcagaggagagacagcggaacgGACCGCAGCCGCGCCGAGACGAGGCGACTGAAGGTTTTTGCTCATCTCTGAGACGGTCATTGTGGAGCTGTGTGCAAGAGTCGAGCCTGTGAAACGAAGCGAACGGCCAGGGTTTgtcgagaaaagcgaagccgtcttctctctcttagCGTGGAGCGCGGGGCGAGGCAAAGAACTTGATCGCTGTCTCTCaaaacgcgaagcgagacggTCGCCTGAACTCGGATCAGGTGCTCTGCGCTCCatcgagacagcgaggcaggaaTCCTCCGCCACAAAACGTAGAGCTCCTGTGCTCGATGCGCTTTgtacagagaaaggaaacgaaaatatcctcttcctcctagtcttcctcttcctcctagtcttcttcctccttttccgaTAAATTCGGTCAAGACTAGCGGAAGacgctcttccgcctccggtCAGAGGACGAGCGTCTATCTTTTAGCgtgagaggaaaagagcggggtactctcctctctcgcgtctgtgcGGTCGCACGCATTTCTCTCGTGCCCCAGACAGTCCACGAAAGGGTTAGAGTATtgaaagggaaacgagagacaaaacgagaaaagaaagcagacaaagaagacaagacaaggaagacaagacgaggaagacaagacaaagaagacaagacaaagaagacaagacaaagacgacaaggaagaagagagaagccgtcGAGGCGCACGCCGTCCAGCTTCACACTTCACATCTGGTTGTCTGTTTTTAATGTGCGTTGTTGTGCGTCGTTCGGCGCACCTGATTTGCACGTAAACACACGAGACCCGACCCCGGGAAGTGCCttcaggaagaaaagaaatgaAGAACGACGAAACTTCCGGCTACGTTCGCTGGCGAGCCGAGCCTTCGTCGACCGCTCGTGGTATGGGCGCACTTCCTGTCGCCTGAGGTGCGAACAGCGAAAACAGCGGAACCACAGTTTTCGCGGGATAACGCGCTGCGTCAATCTATATcagcgtgcatgcgcgtcggGAGGCCTTCGCTGTagtctccttttcgccccGTTGAATTTGTTACAGGAGCAAAATGGAAGGATTACCCTTTACCTTCAGGTTTATCTCAGAACACCCTTTTGAGTAAAGGTTCTTGAAAGCAAGGAGTAACGCATAGAAGCCTCCGGTAAAGAGACGGTCATTTTCGTGCAAAAAACGCGTACCACAATTCCACACTTGGGTTCACCGTTCTTGACTAGACTTGTCGCAAAACATGCGCACGTGGCCTAGCAAAGAATCGCGACTTGTCTTCGTGAAAAAAGGCGCAAGATCCGCGCGCAAACAGTCAGCACGTACAGAGCACACCTCAGAGGTTTTAACCTAGGGTTGGATGCTTGACACAAGACGCAAGGCGATACCAAGGGGAAAACACAGATATCGGTTTCGCAGGAGACAAGCAGCCTGATTCGCCCTGCAGATCGGGTTTAAGACAGTCTGCGAATCCAACAACTATGCACGGCGAGACAAGGAACCTGGGAAAAGCGTGACGGTCTTTCctgcttttctcgctctggctgtgcatgcatgcgaagaaaaacgcgcatttgcgggagaaacggaagcgtCTTTCCGCCGCAGAGGCGAACGTCTTCTTTGAAATAAAAAGCGGAaaccgccttctgcgtctcctttctttctctttcctcctcacttttgcttctttttctgccgaCTCGGCAACTGGACTCTCACGGCCTCGACGCGCCAGGCGGGCGGGGGCAAGGTGCCCAGGTGGAAAAGCTGTCCGACTCGAGCGTTTTTCggtccttttctttcttcttcttccggtttttcttcgtctcgtctctcgcttctcccttgtctctcgattcttccttgcctctcgcttctcccttgtctctcgcttcttccttgcctctcgcttctcccttgtctctcgcttctcccttgtctctcgcttctcccttgtctctcgcttctcccttgtctctcgcttctcccttgcctctcgcttctcccttgtctctcgcttcttccttttctctttttcttctctttttctcgcgtctcgctctgcgTGGCGCACGcctgcagagagggagactgcAGGGGGTTTTTTCTGGCGGGGCGGTGTGTGTCGAGGCGTCGGTTCCCgccttgtttctctctgcttcctgcgGTGAAGCGTTCGTCGCGGCGAGCCcaggatgaagaagaaacagaacagACGCCGCGCGGGAGGCGGCCAGGCGTCTCCCGCAGCGCGATCGGCCGTCGCTACAGAGGTACAAACGGCGACGGACTCCGAGGCGTTGTCGCTCCCGCCTTCGTTCTTCctgcagagagcggaaggaTGCGTCAACGCGTTCCCTCCGGacttttccctcgctcggAAGTTCCTCCGAAAgggggtgtctgtacaccccaACGACGTCTCGCTGCTGGTTCGGGCGGCCGAGATGCTCTCCGAGGACGGCCAGCTGGACGAGGCGAAGCAACTGCTGCAACGGGCGATTCAACTCGAGGTAGAAATCGAAGAATCCGTCGACAACAgacggcagaagaaaggcaaagagAACAGCCAGCGCCAGCGGGACAGGAAGGGGGAGCAGAAGCTCTGCAGATTTGCGACGCAGCGAAATCGATCGAGCGAATCTCGTCTGCAGCTTCGTGGACAGGCGAGTCAACGCTCTTGTCtttgcctgtttcttctttccttccctgcaCTTCAGCCCGACCGCAATCCAGAGAAGTTCTTCTACCTCGCGCAAATCGAAGAGGGCCGGACGAGTCTAGAGCTTTTtcgacgcgccgcaggcCTCCTGGAGGCTTCCCTGCAGAACCTCGAAGCCTCGATCGCCGCCGCACAAGTCCGCGAGAGTCAGGCAGGCAATTCAGGTCAGCAGGGAAGCTGCACGAGGCGCCCAACAGACTCCTCGCGGTCGACCGCAGACACCTCTTTCGGGGCCCGAGAAGAACGTTCAGATCAGGAAATGTGCACATGCAAACAGCGATGCATGCTCTTGCAACTACCTATATCTCTACTTATCTATCTAgttatctatctatttatctatatatatgcaacTATAGGTATGTGTGTGTTTAGCGGTGGTGATCTTGTTCCGTTTTCCGGTTTCTGTACAGGACGGGGCGCGACTGCGGCGGCGGTGCGCTTGTTGAAGGAGGAGCGACGTCGCGTGACGCGTCAGCTGGTTGACGCCAAGTGCAGCGTCGGGGAGCTGTACATGACGGATTTGtgcgacgcggaagaggcggaggaggcgtgccgagcagaaagcgaaggcgcgctcgctctcgcagAGGCGCAAGACGCGGGTCTCCCGGATGCGTTGCATCTCCGAGCTTCGTTCCTCAAAACCATCGGTGCGGAGTTGCTGCAAAAAAAGCGGAGCCCCGACAGCCgcgcggaaagaaaaccgagatgcgagaaaaaaaaggcgcagcgcgttttccttccgtgtctcccgtcgcgcttcctcgtccgttACAAgttcgcgctcctctccgttcctttctgTTGCGAACTCGAGGCGTGTCGCTCGTTTGTATGCGGCGGCCGTTACACATTTGCgacgttttttttctttcgcgtttccgcagGCGACATTGAGGGCGCACGCGCCGCTGCGTTGCGCGCCGCTCACCTGATTCACGCTCAGCTGAAGAGACGTGAAGAAAACTTGCGCcttgtgtctccgtcttctgaggacgaagacgacgtAAGCTGCCGCGAGTTGCGCGTCAACTTGGCGAGAGTCCTGATCGACGTTCAAGAAGCTGAAGCCGccgttctcctcgtctcctcctgcATTGAAGAAGACGACCAAGACGTAAGAGCGGAACAAACGAAGAAACAACGGCTCTCTGCTTTGCCCGTCTCCGCCACTAAtctctcgcgttcgttttccctttcctgtttctcgttttctcgggTTTTTCCGCCTGGTTTGgcgcgcctgctgcgtcCCTCCTCTCATTTTTTTGCTCCTCACCTCTTTATCCACGCGCCACGTTTGGCGACGCGTTTTTAGTTGTCCACTTTTTGGTCACCGTCGAGGGGTTTATCTCTTTGGTTACGTCCGTTGGTTCTTTGCGCCCCGTTTCGTGTTTTCACGTCTTGCGGACGTTTGCGGGCGATTGCCTGTTGTTTTCTTCATGGTTTGAGAGAATGCCTTGCGCCTCTGATGGTTTGCGCACAGGCGGACTCCTGGCTGATCCTCGCGTGTGGGCTTTTCAAGGCGAAGAAGTTCGCCGCCGCCAGGGACAGCTTGGAGCATCTGCAGCAAGTGAGCTCCCTCGGTTTTTTCAAAGGCTCGACTAACAACGGAAAGAAGTGAACGCACATTCAGCACGAGCGAGCGAGACCGGCCAGCAAAAtcggagaaaaagcgagagaaaccagaCACAAATATATGGGCACGACGGGAGAGACTGACTGGTTTCGTCCATGCAACAGGAGAAGCGTTTGCAGAAGTGCAACTGCCTCGGAAGCCTGCTTCGCTTCGTACACAAATATCCCTATATTCGTATCTAGTTTTATATCCATGGCTAtgtacttatatatatatatatatatatatatatatatatatgcacatctatacatatatatacaaatatatgattatatatatatatatatatatatgcacatctattcatatatatacaaatatatgattatatatataagtatatatttatgcatatgcatgtcCCCTCGCGACGCTAGGTCAGAACGCTTCTTGTTTGCACCAGTACGGATCTGTATGTATGTCTACTTGAAGATGGAGAAAATACCTGCCTATAATaccggtgtgtgtgtgtgcgcgcgcatgcgccgtgTCGTGTGTGCGGAGaagcctgtctctccgttgGTGTCTCACAGCGCGctgcgtttcgttttcgaatgcgcctcttttcttgccTCTGCGATTGCGATATAGAGCGCAGAGCTCCTGTTTGTTTGtgcctgcagctgctggccTCGACGGGTTTGGCGGCAGAGCGCGATCACCCGATCTGCGTCCACACGCGAGAACTCTTGCGCGTtgtgaaggaagaagagaagggagcgtCCGCtcagggaggcgaggaagacgaagatgactgggaagaagtggacgaagacgcagacgatgTGGAAATGGGCGACACGTGAGACGGCGTGTCTCTCGTGGGTGTAGTCCTACAGCTTGTCCTGTGTCCATGGCCGTGACGCGCGCATCGTGGATGAATCTTGAAACTTTCCTTTTCCCATAAACAAAAAATCTGTCCCAAGTCTCTTGTCGAATGCCAGTCTCTGTGGCGCAAAACCCTCTCCCTGGATACATCTCCTTTCTCACCTGCGGCCAGCCCactctcgtgttttctccgttctctctcgtccctcacacgcttccctcgctcttctctccacttttctgttctctcttccatcgtgtgtgtctctttctggtcTCTCGATCGGCCTCAGAGCGAGGCTTTCTCGCGGCAAACGGCTCCACGTGTAGCCGTAATCTCTGTTTCcattccttcttcgcctttgaAAAGTTaagacacggagacgcgcaagCGAaagccgtctctctgttggGTCAAACGCACAAGTCACGCGACACGCACTTGAGACCCGCAGCCATGTGCGAGACAGAGATTCGGAGGGTTGACAAAGAGCTGGGAAAAGGAACGACAGGGGACATGCgtcgcgcgaagaagaaacttTGATAAAAAAGCGGGACTAAAAAGCCgctgggagagaggcgactcAGCGAGGGCGTTCCGCGactgtctcgtcctctccggggaagaaaggcttcatctgtttctcgctccagaaaagaaaagcggaaacagcCGGAGCAGGCTCATGAGTTATTCAGTGCTGGATCGCGGATCATTTGTACAGAGACAAAATCTATAATGTAATAACAACACATGGTCGGATGTTAGCGCCCTGGGTTGGAAGAGCGGTGTTCTCGCTT from Neospora caninum Liverpool complete genome, chromosome VIIb includes:
- a CDS encoding SPBC16D10.01c, related, with translation MKKKQNRRRAGGGQASPAARSAVATEVQTATDSEALSLPPSFFLQRAEGCVNAFPPDFSLARKFLRKGVSVHPNDVSLLVRAAEMLSEDGQLDEAKQLLQRAIQLEPDRNPEKFFYLAQIEEGRTSLELFRRAAGLLEASLQNLEASIAAAQVRESQAGNSGRGATAAAVRLLKEERRRVTRQLVDAKCSVGELYMTDLCDAEEAEEACRAESEGALALAEAQDAGLPDALHLRASFLKTIGDIEGARAAALRAAHLIHAQLKRREENLRLVSPSSEDEDDVSCRELRVNLARVLIDVQEAEAAVLLVSSCIEEDDQDADSWLILACGLFKAKKFAAARDSLEHLQQVSSLGFFKGSTNNGKK